The following are encoded together in the Humulus lupulus chromosome 5, drHumLupu1.1, whole genome shotgun sequence genome:
- the LOC133778305 gene encoding agamous-like MADS-box protein AGL14 isoform X1 produces the protein MVRGKTQMKRIENAASRQVTFSKRRNGLLKKAFELSVLCDAEVALIIFSPRGKLYEFASSRCFSINKTIERYTQRRAKDGGTHNTTNKTVSEDNDQHLQPAVNKEDSFSMAKKIEHLEVSKRKLLGDGLESSTIQELQQIENQLERSLAKIRARKNQLYREQIEHLKEEEKSLLEYNAKLRQQCGMLSNVSSASKEKGDQAVVVHNNNIHHHHHHQNNMEVETELFIGLPERRK, from the exons ATGGTTAGGGGAAAAACTCAGATGAAGCGAATAGAAAATGCAGCAAGCAGGCAAGTGACCTTTTCGAAGCGTAGAAATGGTCTTTTGAAGAAGGCGTTTGAGTTATCGGTTCTCTGTGATGCTGAAGTTGCACTTATAATCTTCTCTCCAAGAGGAAAGCTCTATGAATTCGCAAGTTCTAG ATGCTTCAGCATAAACAAGACCATAGAGCGGTATACTCAAAGGAGAGCCAAGGATGGTGGCACCCATAACACTACTAATAAAACTGTTTCAGAAGATAATGATCAGCACCTGcag CCTGCTGTAAATAAAGAAGACTCCTTTAGCATGGCAAAGAAAATTGAGCATCTTGAAGTTTCTAAAAg GAAGCTTTTGGGGGATGGTTTGGAGTCAAGCACCATCCAAGAGCTACAACAAATAGAGAATCAGTTGGAGAGAAGCTTAGCCAAAATTAGGGCAAGAAAG AATCAACTGTACAGGGAGCAGATAGAGCATCTTAAGGAAGAG GAGAAAAGCCTACTAGAGTATAATGCTAAACTGAGGCAACAG TGTGGCATGTTATCGAACGTTTCATCAGCAAGTAAAGAGAAGGGAGATCAGGCGGTGGTTGTACATAATAACAacattcatcatcatcatcatcatcaaaatAATATGGAAGTGGAGACGGAGTTGTTCATAGGCCTACCTGAGAgaagaaaataa
- the LOC133778305 gene encoding MADS-box protein SOC1-like isoform X2 encodes MVRGKTQMKRIENAASRQVTFSKRRNGLLKKAFELSVLCDAEVALIIFSPRGKLYEFASSSINKTIERYTQRRAKDGGTHNTTNKTVSEDNDQHLQPAVNKEDSFSMAKKIEHLEVSKRKLLGDGLESSTIQELQQIENQLERSLAKIRARKNQLYREQIEHLKEEEKSLLEYNAKLRQQCGMLSNVSSASKEKGDQAVVVHNNNIHHHHHHQNNMEVETELFIGLPERRK; translated from the exons ATGGTTAGGGGAAAAACTCAGATGAAGCGAATAGAAAATGCAGCAAGCAGGCAAGTGACCTTTTCGAAGCGTAGAAATGGTCTTTTGAAGAAGGCGTTTGAGTTATCGGTTCTCTGTGATGCTGAAGTTGCACTTATAATCTTCTCTCCAAGAGGAAAGCTCTATGAATTCGCAAGTTCTAG CATAAACAAGACCATAGAGCGGTATACTCAAAGGAGAGCCAAGGATGGTGGCACCCATAACACTACTAATAAAACTGTTTCAGAAGATAATGATCAGCACCTGcag CCTGCTGTAAATAAAGAAGACTCCTTTAGCATGGCAAAGAAAATTGAGCATCTTGAAGTTTCTAAAAg GAAGCTTTTGGGGGATGGTTTGGAGTCAAGCACCATCCAAGAGCTACAACAAATAGAGAATCAGTTGGAGAGAAGCTTAGCCAAAATTAGGGCAAGAAAG AATCAACTGTACAGGGAGCAGATAGAGCATCTTAAGGAAGAG GAGAAAAGCCTACTAGAGTATAATGCTAAACTGAGGCAACAG TGTGGCATGTTATCGAACGTTTCATCAGCAAGTAAAGAGAAGGGAGATCAGGCGGTGGTTGTACATAATAACAacattcatcatcatcatcatcatcaaaatAATATGGAAGTGGAGACGGAGTTGTTCATAGGCCTACCTGAGAgaagaaaataa